Proteins encoded together in one Impatiens glandulifera chromosome 1, dImpGla2.1, whole genome shotgun sequence window:
- the LOC124918655 gene encoding mitogen-activated protein kinase kinase 3 codes for MAGLEELKKKLTPLFDSEKGFTSSSFLDPNESCMLSDGGTINLLSRSYGHYNINELGLHKCSSWSSDDSDNGEKTYKCASHEMRIFGAIGNGASSVVQRAIHIPTHRIIALKRINIFEKEKRQQLLTEIRTLCEAPCYQGLVEFHGAFYTPDSGQINIALEYMDGGSLADVLKAQKCISEPVLSFMVQKLLHGLIYLHGVRHLVHRDIKPANLLINLKGEPKITDFGISAGLENSMAMCATFVGTVTYMSPERIRNDNYSYPADIWSLGLALFECGTGEFPYKANEGPVNLMLQILEDPSPSPSRCLFSPEFCSFIDACLDKDPDGRPTAEQLLSHPFITKYKDTEMDLSAFVRNIVDPVQKMKELADMLTIHYYSLFNGPDSLWPYMKTLYSEQSVLSFAGKEYVGPNEIFASLTDLRSTLAGDWPPEKLVHVVEKLQCKGHGQDGIAIRASGSFIIGNQFLICGDGVQAEGLPNFKDQSIDLESTRMGRFKELLIMEQNDVIGCYFISKQEIYILQ; via the exons ATGGCGGGATTGGAAGAATTGAAGAAGAAGCTTACTCCATTATTTGATTCTGAAAAGGGTTTCACATCTAGCTCATTTCTAGACCCTAACGAGTCTTGTATG CTGTCAGATGGTGGCACTATTAACTTATTGAGCAGATCATATGGACATTACAACATTAATGAACTTGGGCTTCACAAGTGCTCATCTTGGTCTTCTGATGATTCAGATAATGGAGAGAAGACTTACAAATGCGCTTCCCACGAGATGCGGATATTTGGAGCCATAGGTAATGGTGCAAGTAGTGTTGTTCAGAGAGCTATTCACATACCTACTCATCGAATTATTGCACTAAAGAGGATCAATATTTTTGAGAAG GAGAAAAGACAACAACTTTTAACCGAGATAAGAACATTATGTGAGGCACCTTGTTACCAAGGATTGGTAGAATTCCATGGAGCGTTTTATACTCCTGATTCAGGGCAGATAAACATTGCATTGGAGTATATGGATGGCGGGTCTCTAGCAGATGTATTAAAAGCTCAAAAATGCATATCTGAACCCGTTCTTTCTTTTATGGTTCAAAAGCTCTTGCAT GGATTAATATATTTGCATGGCGTTAGACACTTAGTTCACAGAGATATAAAGCCTGCAAATTTACTAATTAATCTGAAAGGCGAGCCAAAAATAACAGATTTTGGAATCAGTGCAGGCTTAGAGAATTCAATGGCAATG TGTGCAACCTTTGTTGGAACTGTTACATATATGTCACCAGAGCGAATTCGAAACGATAACTATTCGTATCCAGCTGACATTTGGAGCCTAGGGCTTGCACTTTTTGAATGCGGTACTGGAGAATTTCCATACAAAGCTAATGAAGGACCTGTTAATCTTATGCTCCAG ATCCTGGAAGATCCCTCTCCATCACCATCAAGATGTCTCTTTTCACCAGAGTTCTGTTCTTTTATTGATGCATGCCTGGACAAAGATCCTGATGGAAGGCCAACAGCAGAGCAG CTTCTTTCTCATCCTTTCATCACAAAGTACAAGGATACAGAGATGGACTTATCTGCATTTGTTCGGAACATTGTTGATCCTGTTCAGAAAATGAAGGAACTAGCGGAT ATGCTAACGATTCATTATTACTCGTTATTCAATGGACCAGATAGTCTCTGGCCGTATATGAAGACCTTGTACAGTGAACAATCAGTTCTCag CTTTGCTGGCAAAGAATATGTTGGCCCGAATGAGATCTTCGCAAGTTTGACGGATTTAAGGAGTACATTGGCTGGAGATTGGCCTCCAGAGAAGCTAGTGCATGTTGTGGAAAAGCTTCAGTGCAAAGGTCATGGGCAAGATGGAATTGCAATCCGTGCATCTGGATCATTTATAATTGGTaatcagtttctcatttgtggGGATGGAGTACAAGCTGAGGGCTTGCCCAATTTCAAAGATCAATCTATTGATTTAGAAAGTACGCGAATGGGAAGGTTTAAAGAGCTATTAATCATGGAACAAAATGATGTTATTGGTTGTTACTTTATATCTAAGCAAgagatttatattttacaataa